CGCCGCGGCGATCAGGTCGATGCGCTTCTCGGGGGCCAGCCGCGACCACGCGACGAAGTAGCCCTCGTCGCCCTCGTCGCGCCAGTCGCCGGTCACGGGCGGGTAGACCACCGCGGCGTCGCGGCCGTAGTAGCGGCGGATGCGGTCGCGGACGACCTCGCTGTTGGCGACGAAGCGGTCGACGTGGTCGTTCGCCTCCTTGTCCAGCGCCCGCCAGCACTTCGCGTAGGCCTTGACCGCCGCCTCGGCGACGGGCCGACGGAACGACGACAGTCGGTCGCGGTAGAGGTCGTACAGCCAGCGCGGCGGGCTGTGGGGGTAGTGGACGATCCGCTGGTCGGGGTCGGGAACGAACCCCTTCGAGAGCGGCGCGCTCTCGAGGATCACGTCGTAGTCGAGCAGGTCGTCGTGGGCGTCGGTCAGGTCGAGCGCGACGTTGAGCGTCTCCAGCGGGTTCATCCCCTCGTTCTTCCACTCGAGGAGGGGCCGCCACGGCAGCGAGGTGTACTTCGACTGGCGGAACGCGATCACGTCGACGTCGTCGGGCAGGTCGGTGCCGCGCGCGACGTAGGTCGTGTAGATCGGCGCGTCGAGCGCCCGCGCGGCCTCGATGGCGAACGCCTCGCCGCCGCCGATGCCGGGGAAGCGGTCGTGGAGGATCGCGACGTCGGTCACTGCAACACCTCCCTGAGTTCGCGGTCGGGGGTCCACGTGCCGTCCGCGCCCTCGCCGTCGCCGCCCGCGAGGAGGAGTTTCGCGCTCGCACGCGCCAGCGAGACCTGCGTGTCGAACAGCGAGTACAGCGGCTGGAGAGGGCCGAGGGCGTCCCGGGAGCCCGCGGCCACGAACGCCGCCACGCCGGCCGGGACGGCAAGCCCGAACGGGCCGAGGACCGCGAGACTGCCGAGGGTCGCGGCCGCGAGCGAGCAGACGAGCAGCCACGGCGAGACGAGCATGAACCACCAGTTAAAGGGCAGGACGACGCGGCCGTAGGTGCCGTACCGGCCGAGGGCGTCGCGGTGGCGCCACAGCAGGCGGAGCAGCCCCATCGCGCGGCGGTCCTTCTGGCGTCGTCGCTTCCGGAACGCCGAGTGGGCCGCCTCCCGGTACCGGATCGCGGGGTCGAAGACCACGCGGCCGCCGTTGCGCCGGATCCGTAACGCGAGTTCGGTGTCGTCGGCGATCGAGTCCTCGTCGACGGGGACGATGGCGTCGCGCTCGAACGCCGAGAACGGCCCGTGGAAGATCAGCGTCGAGTCGAGGTGCGATTCGAGGGTCTGGATCGTCGCCTGCACGTCGCGGTAGCCACGCTCGACGCCGCTGCCGCCGAGGACCTCGGCGTTGCGCCCGGTGACGGCGGCGACCTCGGGGTCCGCGAGGTTCGCGACGGCCTCCCGGAGCGCGTCCGGCGCCAGCCGGGAGTCGCAGTCGGTCTTGACGACGACCTCGTTCGCCGCCGCGGCGTACCCCTCGTTGAGCGCGACCGCGAGCCCCTCGCGGTCGTCCTTCCGGACGAGCGTCAGCGACGGGGCCGCCCGCCCCTCGAAGAACCGCTCGACGAGGTCGG
The Salinilacihabitans rarus DNA segment above includes these coding regions:
- a CDS encoding glycosyltransferase, which produces MTDVAILHDRFPGIGGGEAFAIEAARALDAPIYTTYVARGTDLPDDVDVIAFRQSKYTSLPWRPLLEWKNEGMNPLETLNVALDLTDAHDDLLDYDVILESAPLSKGFVPDPDQRIVHYPHSPPRWLYDLYRDRLSSFRRPVAEAAVKAYAKCWRALDKEANDHVDRFVANSEVVRDRIRRYYGRDAAVVYPPVTGDWRDEGDEGYFVAWSRLAPEKRIDLIAAAFAGLDERLVIAGDGQQRERIEAIARGHDNVEVRGYVDDLESLVARATAVVYAPKQEDFGLVGAEAMTAGKPLLGVDEGFTKYQVEEGTTGLLFEPTVDSLRDAVSRFDPDDFDPAEIRARASRYDRDRFERDVRAVVEGAEGDEDDRTDDPLPVEERGAVPGVTDR
- a CDS encoding glycosyltransferase, producing MRRLVGLLTGLLALTGLPYLLYLALYAVRRPSGSPAEKWPREPTVSVVLPTYNEAPIVEAKLDDLLALDYPMERVEVVVVDSSDDRTADLVERFFEGRAAPSLTLVRKDDREGLAVALNEGYAAAANEVVVKTDCDSRLAPDALREAVANLADPEVAAVTGRNAEVLGGSGVERGYRDVQATIQTLESHLDSTLIFHGPFSAFERDAIVPVDEDSIADDTELALRIRRNGGRVVFDPAIRYREAAHSAFRKRRRQKDRRAMGLLRLLWRHRDALGRYGTYGRVVLPFNWWFMLVSPWLLVCSLAAATLGSLAVLGPFGLAVPAGVAAFVAAGSRDALGPLQPLYSLFDTQVSLARASAKLLLAGGDGEGADGTWTPDRELREVLQ